The DNA sequence AAGGTGTAGTGGTCCCAGCTTTACAAGTTAACTTACAGTTTGGAATTGATAGCTGTGTTAATTTgactgaaatttttaataaaactaAGATTTCTTCTAAAAGAATGATGGCATTTTAAACTACTACAATAAGACATTATTAGCTTGTCTTTGTGATGAAGACAAGAGCATAGATTTTATGGAAACATGATTTCTACAGCATAGGCTATTAAGTCAAGTTAGTATGATTCACatgatattaatttgaagtgataTGGTCGAATATCAATTGGTATgattgacaaaaaaaaacaatgaagaaTGTGTGACTATTCTATCctaaaaacattttaataagCAAATGATATAATTTAAAAGAGAGTTAGCCTAAAGTCTAAAGCAATAGTAGCTAAATGTTGAGGGTTAGTTAGTATTGAACTTGGTATAATTGGATTAACAAATGTTAATGTTAAAaaagaattttataaattgattacaaatcaaaaaatgataattaataagaaTTAATCACTTGTTAGTCCAGACATGTCATTGGCCTACATGTTTTGAACTGATCACTGACAGCCTAAACAGATCTTAGTAGCCGACTAGGTTAGAATAGGACTGCAGcgtaactaaataaataatttggcaATAACATCAGTGCAATAAGATCTTGAAAGATAGCCAACAGAATATGTGATGATCAATATGCATCTATCACTAATTCACCAGTAACTAGTAACGAACCTTACCTTCTGACAATGGATAGACTTCAATAAGATCCGATGATCATAACTCACAAGTAAACATATCACTAGTGTCAATCGATGGTGGTAAAATGTTGTTCAAACTTGACGACAATCATTAAAATCTAACATAAATTGCCAAAACAGTGATAATTACATCAAGTAGAATACGAAACCGCGGCCATAAGCTTTCTGATTGAAGTAATGCAAAGAAGTGGGGCTTTTCGAATGGATAACCGTCATTCACAAATTTCGATTGGCTGGGAAATTATCAACTCACTGCCTGCTTGATAGTCGGAGCTCATGTCAAGATGAATACAGTTACAGGCGGGAAGTAGTTTGAATTCAAAAAGTCATGAGGAGctcaataatgtttttaataagtctcaagaaattaatttcaataaaaccATATACTaaagaattttattgataaattatgaatatcaATTCCATTAATTGAGCTTAGTTACATTATCTACTACACGAATGTGACacataaatattatcaaaaacTCATACAGCTGTCTTAAAAAGAGCTGGAATAAATTtactttaatattatttacCAGATAGTTACATTTACCTTGTTATAGACAGATCATTAATATCCTTATTGTGTATATTTCCTCCATCTGTTTTTTAAGGAACGAATGCCCTTATAACAGCAAAACACCAATGGTGTCCTTGTGTAAAGCAAGCTAGGCCTACAGAATGCCCAGTGCACACTCTCGCTATGACGCGAGGTAAGATTACTCACGTTGGTCTTGACATCCAGGAGTGCCTGAATGGGATATATAGTTGTAGATTCTTGGCTGGCCACTCGCCTTTACTCGAAAAAAATTGGAGCAAAGACAAGCGAAAAAAGGCGAACACTGACATAGAAGCCATCCACACTCTCACGCTCGTAGTCATTTGAACACACTTGGCGACAGTGTGGAAGCGGCAAAAGGCACTATTGGTGTCCTATTGGCCTGGTGAGTGAGACACCAAAACTGTACTCAGGCACTTGGTCCAAACCTTTGATTCATGAAATATTGGAGCGGCGAAGGTTGAGAATATCAGAGAAGGTAGCTGAATGTGTTTGAATCACCCATATGGATCTATATCTATATGTCTCTGCTTCCTTCTACATTTTACCCGACCTTAACCTTAACCACTACAATAAGTTTGACACATTTGAATACATACATTGTTTTCAAACACTTTCAGCTACTTTCTCTGGTAACTCTAAACTCGCCGCTCCACTAAGTTTTGACTATGTATAATAAGCACAATAAAAACTAATACCACGCAATTCGCTGGAACATTGGACACTTGGTATCAAAACTCAAATTCAAACCAATCAATATCCAAGCCTGTTACCCTGATATAATATAGGTTTGGATGTACGGTACAGGACAAATGGCCTGAAGAATACAATGGCCAGTATTGAAGAATACTTAAGAATAAAATGGCCACTATTGCAAGAACTAATGCTGAcaaagtaataaaataattattgtacattCAATCAACACAAATATTATTCTCTATTTATAAATAGCAATGTGTTTGGAACAAATATACCACAACTATTAGTCTACTTctttataaacaataaaaattagaaattaatcGTTAAGTagagaataatattcatattttaaaattgattacagAATTTAAACAATCAAAAGATATCAAGACAATTTGCAAAATTGGGATTTATAATGTACCTTTGCTTGCAGGTCTTGGAGCTAACTGAAAATATTTCATGCAACATTTTTCAATGGATGGCAAATTTTCTAAATAGTCTTCCCAATTCATGCACTATTATTCTTCATCTCCTTTCAATTCCTTCCGTAAAATACTGACTAAAGTCAAACAAATCGTTACCTATGGTACgaaaatcaaaacaaataaacGATTACTATAAATAATGAACAATTTTAGAGGGTAAAGGATAGCAATGAatgttaaataaaataaatttattatacagagtttttCTCGTCTTTTTGTTCACTATCTTCGGTTATTTCTGTTTCAACTTGACTGTCCGTTTTGGCTTTCTGCTTTTCCTTCATCCTTTTCCTTAGTTTCTTTCTTTGTTCCTTTCGAAATTGTTTCCTTTTCTCTTCAAGCTTTTGTTCCTCTTCATCAGGATCCTTACCTTTAATATGAAAGAAAGCAATTAAATACTTAGTTAACATTTTAAAATCATTCTATAAGATTTATCACAGAAAAATATCGCTTAAAATAACTAGAACCtaatagaaaatgaatgaaCAACAAATTTAGAAGTCATAAAATGAAAAcgtttgaattatttttgaggTCATAAAATGAGAACAACTATCAGAATATTCtccacaaaaatattaaatgtaAAACTTTATCAATAGAAATTTTCAACGAAAGATTACAAAAACCTTTGATAGATTTCAAGAGATGAAAGGAAGGTAAATTGAAGGAATTAATATTTCAGACACCAAGTCCAAATTCTATACCCCTATTAATAGTAACAAATAAGAGAGTATTTAAGTTGCATTAAACATACTTTTCGAAGCGTGAGACATGATTTTCAAGCGTTCAAACTTTTTCAAATGTTAAACTTAATGAACTaagttcaatttttataatttctatttaaaCTTTGAAACCATATTACATCAGTCAAAATCGACTCCATATCAACTCGACACAAAAATACTATTGGACTtctaatattgaagaaatataataCGTAAATTGAAATGGGACATCTTGATTAGTAGGTTTAGAAATTAAGGTGGAGAATTGGAGAGGCAAAATTACCTTCAAGAATCATCTTTTTCCTCTTGTAGAGCTTTTTCTTCTCATTGAAGTCGGAGTCATCAAGCTTTATTTCAGCCTCTCTTTTGGAAACTGAGACCTGAGTGAAAATCTTCGCCACTTCTCGACCTAGAATATAACAAAATTGAattagaatcaaaaatcaagtttactatagtgaggtccacgttataatgacagtatttgattaacattggtgttgctttccttgtctaaaATTTTCGGCCCTTTCCCTGCTTTGATGGAATGTTGAAGGTCTATTCAATATAGAAACATTCACTGTTTCGATATATTTATTACTATTTAGTATTAGGAACTTATCAGCTTGTAACTaagatagaataatagaatagaatgacttttttatttgttgacgtggcgaagtttggacagttatgtccactctaccactcaaccacgTAATAAGATAGATGTAGGCTATGATATtggttattattcatcattttcatTCCTCCTTTGAGTTAGCTTTTCTCcactcttcaaatttcacttacTTCCATGTGGAAATTTAGcatgtggtacttttctataatgaggtccagcCACATAATTCTGCCACTGTTTCTGGCGACAACTATAATATTACCacaaataacaatttatattaaatattgtaaatataataaatatattaattcaattcaattcaatttattttttccttctgaatacaattctaagcagttacatagaatcttgagcaataaagtttatacaattcaagaaatgatataatatacttactaaaaacaaacaacaaaatatagaactatactaaacaatagaactcttgagctatcacaattttattcttgtatcagataggaaagagcttacataggcaacaAAGGCCTGTGCGTAAGCTCGAGTTATCGTAACAATATGtgttatatctataattataaagagatatctcaatttttattagagatctaaactacattaaaataattttcaattatgaaactaTAATCCCCATGCATTAAGAAGGGAtaaaaaaagtggaaaactaaattataataactttaaattagaaataaaagaTGATGAAAAACAAGGAATAGCGAGGAAGGCTAcaattcaaataacaaattcAGTCAGGAAAACAGATCAGACAAGCATGATAGAACTGAAAAAAAATCTCTCTGAAGGCACCCAAATTGAATCAAACACGCGCACCCCCAGTAACAATGAGTGAGACGGCATTATCCTCACTGATATCAAACAGCCAGTTCTTCAAGTGCCACTTGAACACAGAGTTAGAAACTACATCCAACAATCTATTCTGGTTGGAACGGAGAAGGAAATTTCGGAATAAAATATGAgctaaaatatgaaatataataaaatattaaatatattaatattaattaccacaataacaaaatatttcatctcaattattatgaaactgTATTAGaagaatatatttcttgaaGAATAAGATATAATGATAGTTTTtaataagaatgaacagttgatattacatcagatatatcggTATCTACTGAACATCCACtaaaaatatactatattttttGTACGCTTATAGATACCACTACTATATAAACatcgactatagtgaggtccatgttataatgacagtatttgatttgacattggtgttgctatccttgtctatcactcgacaAACCAGATAacgctattcttttctagctccgcaagatagccagatcgttttcaaaaatgtagaaatataaataacaaaatattttatctcaattaaaGTATTGAACTgtattaaaagaatattttttcttaaagaataaaatataattgatagtttttaacaagaatgaacagttgatattacatcagatatatcggTATCAGTCATCCTCCATATAAGGAAGAGGCAATGTAGATAACCGACAActctgctctcctatctttctccactgtcattataagggTATGATGACAATGGATGCGCATATGTtcaagtgcacgtcagatcataCATAGCCGAaacacaaaatttgaaaagtgccattggaatacgttgtgacttgcatgtagctgctcacactgaacgcaaccagcaagtgcaagcgttcagtgtgagtgttcctattgctatttccacattttgtttctcatcttcacacttggtcatgcataactaAGCTTGCACTTGCTCATATTCGCATTCAATGTAATCACACcctaacgtggacctcactacacgTGTCGCCGTACAAGCGTCGAAAGGAGGCGTAGAACG is a window from the Nilaparvata lugens isolate BPH unplaced genomic scaffold, ASM1435652v1 scaffold4996, whole genome shotgun sequence genome containing:
- the LOC120355857 gene encoding probable ATP-dependent RNA helicase DDX49, whose amino-acid sequence is MFGNKSLDIPAVELVVNHNIPSIPKDYVHRVGRTARAGRGGTAISLVTPHDIHLVHAIEANINTKLKEYQIDGREVAKIFTQVSVSKREAEIKLDDSDFNEKKKLYKRKKMILEGKDPDEEEQKLEEKRKQFRKEQRKKLRKRMKEKQKAKTDSQVETEITEDSEQKDEKNSV